The DNA region AAGATGCTAGACGTTGGGCAGCAGAACTGGTAGGACTCGACCCCGATAAAACAGAATGCTATCACATTGAAGAACCCAAACCCCTAATCAAACGTCTAATACCTAGTAGAGGACAGACTAGAACTGCCATAGACACTGCTATCGACTGGCTGGAGTTCGACCTGAAAACCAATGGCTTACCATTATGGCTGTATCGACCTTAAACAGAAAGCGGGGGAGCATCGCTGCGTTAGGGAGCAGGGTGCAGGGGAGACAGAAGAAGATTTGGGGAAATAAGAATCTGGGGAAACTATTTATTTTCTTATTTTCCCATTTTTTAAAGGCTAGAGTCTAACTTGCTGCTTGCTACTTGCTACTTTTTCGATCATGCCTTCAGGTAATACCCACGATCGCATTACTCTTTGGCTGCTTCCCTGGATTGTGGGAGGAACTTATTTACTTGCCAAAGATGGTGAATTAACCCTAATCGTAGCTGGTGGCTTTTTGTTTGGCGGCTTGATGTTTGGACCCGATCTCGATATCTATTCTATACAGTACAAACGCTGGGGTGTTTTGCGCTATATTTGGTTGCCCTATCGTCGGCTATTACGTCACCGTTCTTTTTTTTCTCACGGCTTGATTGTTGGCACGATAATTAGAATAGTTTATTTGTTACTAGTAGTAAGTTTATTAGCAATTTTT from Myxosarcina sp. GI1 includes:
- a CDS encoding metal-binding protein, yielding MPSGNTHDRITLWLLPWIVGGTYLLAKDGELTLIVAGGFLFGGLMFGPDLDIYSIQYKRWGVLRYIWLPYRRLLRHRSFFSHGLIVGTIIRIVYLLLVVSLLAIFIIAIAQLVWGFNWNWQQFVLETLAVLKTKYFKETVALFAGLELGSLSHSLSDWLGSYYKKQRQKRQKHKKTVSRKK